The Borreliella mayonii genome has a segment encoding these proteins:
- a CDS encoding peptide ABC transporter substrate-binding protein, with amino-acid sequence MKFDKTKKIGKKFKIVTLLMLAVSLITCNNDSEKEKLAFKVYIGGAPSSLDPHLVDETIGARILEQIFSGLLTLNTKTGKLKPGLAKNWKVSKDKKTYQFYLRDNLVWSDGVEITAEGIRKSFLRILNKTTGSTHVDMVKSIIKNGQEYFDGKVSDSELGIKAIDNKTLEILLTSPKPYFLELLLHYTFMPVPIHVIEKYKGNWTNPENMVTSGPFKLKKRLPNEKIIFEKNERYYNAKEVELDELVYITSDNDLTVYNMYKNNEIDAIFNSIPPDIVNEIKLQNDYYQHKSNAIYLYSFNTKIKPLNDVKVREALTLAIDRETLTYKVLNDGTVPTREITPNLENYNYGKKLALFDPEKSKRLLAKAGYPNGKGFPMLTLKYNTNETHKKIAAFIQNQWKKILNINLMLTNENWPVLTNSRNTGNFEIIRIGRIGEYLDPHTYFTIFTSENSQLASYGYSNLEFDKLIRESDLEKDPIKRKQLLRKAESIIIEKDFPAAPIYIYSGHYLFRNDKWTGWSPNVSEVYYLSELKPIKNENRN; translated from the coding sequence ATGAAATTTGATAAAACTAAAAAAATTGGTAAAAAATTTAAAATAGTAACACTACTTATGCTTGCCGTGTCTTTAATTACATGCAATAATGATTCAGAAAAAGAAAAATTAGCATTTAAAGTGTACATAGGGGGAGCACCTTCATCGCTTGATCCACATTTGGTAGATGAGACAATTGGAGCAAGAATTTTAGAACAAATATTTTCAGGACTTTTAACACTGAATACCAAAACAGGAAAGCTAAAGCCTGGACTTGCCAAAAATTGGAAAGTCTCAAAAGATAAAAAAACATATCAATTTTACCTAAGAGACAACCTTGTTTGGAGCGATGGCGTTGAAATTACTGCTGAAGGCATAAGAAAATCTTTTTTAAGAATTTTAAATAAAACAACAGGATCTACACATGTTGACATGGTTAAATCAATAATAAAAAATGGACAAGAATATTTTGATGGAAAAGTATCTGATTCTGAACTTGGAATTAAAGCAATTGATAACAAAACATTGGAAATATTACTTACATCTCCAAAGCCCTATTTTCTTGAATTACTTCTACATTACACATTCATGCCAGTACCTATTCATGTTATTGAAAAATATAAGGGAAATTGGACAAACCCTGAAAACATGGTTACTAGCGGTCCTTTTAAATTAAAAAAAAGATTGCCTAATGAAAAAATTATCTTTGAAAAAAATGAACGCTATTATAATGCAAAAGAAGTAGAGCTTGATGAGCTTGTCTACATTACGTCTGACAATGATCTGACTGTATATAATATGTACAAAAACAACGAAATTGATGCTATTTTTAACAGCATCCCGCCGGACATTGTAAATGAAATAAAACTACAAAATGACTATTATCAACACAAAAGTAATGCAATTTATTTATACTCGTTTAATACAAAAATAAAACCCCTTAATGATGTTAAAGTTAGAGAAGCTTTAACATTAGCTATTGACAGAGAAACTTTAACTTACAAAGTGCTAAATGATGGTACAGTTCCTACAAGAGAAATAACCCCTAATCTTGAAAATTACAATTACGGTAAAAAATTAGCTTTATTTGATCCTGAAAAATCCAAAAGGCTTTTAGCAAAAGCTGGATATCCCAATGGAAAAGGATTTCCAATGCTAACGCTAAAATATAATACAAACGAAACTCATAAAAAAATTGCTGCATTTATTCAAAACCAATGGAAAAAAATTTTAAATATAAATCTTATGCTTACTAACGAAAATTGGCCTGTTCTTACCAACAGCAGAAATACAGGCAATTTTGAAATAATAAGAATTGGGCGAATTGGGGAATATTTAGACCCACACACATACTTTACTATATTCACAAGCGAAAATTCACAACTTGCATCGTACGGATATTCAAACCTAGAATTTGACAAACTCATCAGAGAATCAGATCTTGAAAAAGATCCTATAAAAAGAAAACAACTACTCAGAAAAGCAGAGTCAATAATAATTGAAAAAGATTTTCCTGCCGCACCAATATACATATATTCTGGGCACTATCTTTTTAGAAACGATAAATGGACTGGATGGAGTCCTAATGTATCAGAAGTTTATTATCTTTCTGAATTAAAACCAATTAAAAATGAAAACCGCAATTAA
- a CDS encoding ABC transporter permease gives MLKFTLKKIIGMIPTLIVIIFLCFFVMRMAPGSPFDSEKPIDPQVKARLMEKYHLDKPFYIQAFYYISNALKGDLGPSLKKKDLTVNQYIKLGFPKSLTLGVISLIISLSIGIPIGILAAIYKNTYVDYIITSIAILGISIPLFVIGPILQYFFAIKWGLLYTSGWITERGGFSNLILPIITLSMPNIAIFARIIRGSMLEIIQSDFIRTARAKGLSFKKIVIKHMLRGAMLPIVSYIGPAFAAIISGSVVIEKIFRIAGMGMFITESALNRDYPVLMGGLLVYSIILLISILISDIIYKMLDPRI, from the coding sequence ATGTTAAAGTTTACTTTAAAAAAAATAATAGGAATGATACCAACTTTAATAGTAATAATTTTTTTATGCTTTTTTGTAATGAGAATGGCTCCCGGAAGTCCATTTGACTCTGAAAAACCCATTGATCCTCAAGTAAAAGCAAGATTGATGGAAAAATATCATCTTGACAAACCTTTTTATATTCAAGCCTTTTATTATATTTCAAACGCACTCAAAGGAGATTTGGGACCTTCTTTGAAAAAGAAAGACCTTACAGTTAATCAATACATAAAATTAGGATTTCCAAAATCACTTACACTAGGAGTAATATCCCTTATTATATCACTATCAATAGGAATACCAATAGGCATATTGGCTGCTATTTATAAAAATACTTATGTGGATTATATAATAACATCAATAGCAATATTGGGGATTTCCATACCATTATTTGTAATAGGACCAATTTTACAATACTTTTTTGCAATTAAATGGGGCTTACTTTACACCTCCGGATGGATTACAGAAAGAGGAGGATTTTCAAATTTAATTCTACCAATAATAACTCTTAGCATGCCTAATATAGCTATTTTTGCAAGAATAATCAGAGGATCGATGCTAGAAATAATACAGAGTGACTTTATAAGAACTGCACGTGCAAAAGGACTAAGCTTTAAAAAGATAGTCATAAAGCACATGTTAAGAGGAGCAATGCTGCCTATAGTAAGCTATATAGGTCCAGCATTTGCTGCCATAATCTCTGGAAGCGTAGTTATTGAAAAAATATTTAGAATTGCTGGAATGGGAATGTTTATAACAGAATCTGCACTAAACAGAGATTACCCAGTATTAATGGGAGGGCTGTTAGTATATTCAATAATACTGCTTATTTCTATATTAATATCAGACATTATATATAAAATGTTAGATCCAAGAATATAA
- a CDS encoding ABC transporter permease — MNSFEKQNEKNNSKLKRRAWSRFKENKLAFGSLFVIGFYISIAILQPILPIYKYHTQIVEHSDLPPSFQAAGELWYNKEKKFIEKLAKKEKREINEVELKKLEDIKRKIENEVQIIDKREAKIHKRVYLLGTDNLGRDLLARLIQGSQISLSIGFIGAFLSMIIGTILGSIAGFFGGLTDKIITKTIEILYALPYLLIVIILMAIMERSIIGLFIALAFVSWLTVARVVRGQVQSLSSSEFIQAAKTFGATNQRIILKHLIPNSIGMIVIFTTIRVPSFIIAEAFLSFLGLGISAPMTSWGELVQNGIATFVEYPWKVFIPAIVMTIFLLFMNFLGDGLRDAFDPKDSI, encoded by the coding sequence ATGAATAGCTTTGAAAAACAAAATGAGAAAAACAACTCTAAACTCAAAAGAAGAGCTTGGTCAAGATTTAAAGAAAATAAACTGGCATTTGGCAGTCTTTTTGTAATTGGATTTTATATCTCAATTGCCATTCTACAACCAATATTGCCAATATATAAATACCATACTCAAATAGTAGAACATTCTGATTTGCCACCATCTTTCCAGGCTGCTGGAGAACTCTGGTACAATAAAGAAAAAAAATTTATTGAAAAATTAGCAAAAAAAGAAAAAAGAGAAATAAATGAAGTCGAGCTAAAAAAACTCGAAGACATAAAAAGAAAAATAGAAAATGAAGTTCAAATAATAGATAAAAGGGAGGCAAAAATACATAAAAGAGTATATTTGCTTGGTACAGACAATCTTGGAAGAGACTTGCTTGCAAGATTAATACAGGGCAGTCAAATTTCTCTTTCTATAGGATTTATTGGAGCTTTTTTGTCTATGATAATAGGAACTATTCTTGGATCAATAGCAGGATTTTTTGGGGGATTGACTGACAAAATAATAACTAAAACAATTGAAATTCTTTATGCATTGCCCTATTTACTTATTGTAATAATATTAATGGCAATAATGGAAAGAAGCATAATAGGATTATTCATAGCACTTGCATTTGTATCGTGGTTAACAGTAGCTCGAGTTGTACGAGGTCAAGTACAATCACTATCAAGTTCAGAATTTATACAAGCAGCCAAAACCTTTGGTGCGACAAATCAAAGAATAATATTGAAGCACTTAATCCCTAATAGCATTGGAATGATAGTTATATTCACAACAATAAGAGTTCCAAGCTTTATTATAGCTGAAGCATTTTTATCCTTTTTGGGACTTGGAATTTCAGCTCCAATGACAAGCTGGGGAGAACTAGTGCAAAATGGAATTGCTACATTTGTTGAATATCCATGGAAAGTTTTTATTCCGGCTATAGTTATGACAATATTTTTATTATTTATGAACTTTTTAGGTGACGGATTAAGAGATGCATTTGATCCAAAAGATAGCATCTAA
- a CDS encoding ABC transporter ATP-binding protein, whose amino-acid sequence MEKENILEIKNLTVEFRLKHTTIHPVSNVNLSVKRGEIRAIVGESGSGKSVTSMAILKLLPELTTVYKSGEILFENQDLLKLSEKELLKIRGNKISMIFQDPMTSLNPFLRISTQLEETIILHQGLGKKEAKEKAIEMLKTVGVVNAEERIKHFPHQFSGGMRQRVMIAMALSCHPSLLIADEPTTALDVTIQEQILLLIKNLSKKFNTSTIFITHDLAVVAEICDTVSVMYQGKIVEEGTVEEIFNNPKHPYTIGLLKSILTLEQDPNKKLYSIKENPIKITKTSAEEF is encoded by the coding sequence ATGGAAAAAGAAAATATATTGGAAATAAAAAATTTAACAGTTGAATTTAGACTAAAACATACAACAATTCATCCCGTAAGCAATGTTAACCTATCTGTAAAAAGAGGAGAAATTAGAGCCATTGTTGGAGAATCTGGAAGTGGAAAATCCGTAACAAGCATGGCTATTTTAAAATTATTGCCAGAACTTACAACAGTATATAAAAGTGGAGAAATATTATTTGAAAATCAAGATCTGCTAAAACTTAGCGAAAAAGAACTTTTAAAAATTAGAGGTAATAAAATATCAATGATATTTCAAGATCCAATGACTTCATTAAACCCATTTTTAAGGATATCAACTCAACTTGAAGAAACAATAATTTTACACCAAGGATTAGGGAAAAAAGAAGCCAAAGAAAAAGCAATAGAAATGCTAAAAACTGTTGGTGTTGTAAACGCAGAAGAGAGAATAAAACATTTTCCACATCAATTTTCAGGAGGAATGAGACAAAGAGTTATGATTGCCATGGCACTTAGCTGCCATCCATCCTTACTAATAGCAGATGAACCGACAACAGCCCTTGATGTTACAATCCAAGAGCAAATATTATTATTAATCAAAAACCTATCTAAAAAATTCAATACTTCTACCATATTTATAACTCATGATCTTGCAGTTGTTGCTGAAATTTGTGATACAGTATCAGTCATGTATCAAGGAAAAATTGTAGAAGAAGGAACAGTAGAGGAAATATTTAACAATCCTAAACACCCTTACACTATTGGGCTTTTAAAATCAATTCTTACACTAGAACAAGATCCAAATAAAAAGCTTTATTCAATAAAAGAAAACCCTATCAAGATCACAAAAACCAGTGCCGAGGAGTTTTAA
- a CDS encoding ATP-binding cassette domain-containing protein encodes MRNKKEIILKVENLMQTFTTGEDFLFWKNKQKVNAVNNISFEVEKNKTLGLVGESGCGKSTTLRSIMQLYTPTSGGIYFNGKNITKLSKKELLKTKKDMQMVFQDPHTSLDPRMTIKEIIAEPLEIYNENKILPKTKQEIEQRVNELTDIVGLHKSMLTRYPHEFSGGQRQRIGIARALALNPKLLLLDEAVSALDVSIRAQILNLLKNLQKEFNLSYLFISHDLAVVKYMSDKIAVMYLGVILELAPRETLFSNPIHPYTKMLIASIPEINPEKRKNKNIKLDEQTLANIRKIHLSTQVHPKLEEVEKDHFVSKYLFDEMNK; translated from the coding sequence ATGAGAAATAAAAAAGAAATAATTCTTAAAGTAGAAAACTTAATGCAAACATTCACAACGGGAGAAGATTTTTTATTTTGGAAAAATAAACAAAAAGTAAATGCAGTAAACAATATTAGCTTTGAAGTTGAAAAAAACAAAACTTTAGGACTAGTAGGAGAATCTGGTTGCGGCAAATCTACTACTCTTCGCTCAATAATGCAACTTTACACGCCAACTTCTGGAGGCATCTATTTTAACGGGAAAAACATAACTAAACTCTCAAAAAAAGAACTCTTAAAAACAAAAAAAGATATGCAAATGGTATTTCAAGATCCTCATACTTCACTTGATCCAAGAATGACAATAAAAGAAATAATAGCAGAACCGCTAGAAATATACAATGAAAACAAAATTCTTCCAAAAACAAAACAAGAAATAGAACAAAGGGTAAATGAACTAACAGATATTGTTGGATTACATAAAAGCATGTTAACCAGATATCCTCATGAATTTTCAGGAGGTCAAAGACAAAGAATAGGAATTGCTAGAGCACTAGCTTTAAATCCTAAGCTTTTGCTTTTAGACGAAGCCGTTTCTGCACTTGATGTATCAATCAGAGCTCAAATTTTAAATCTACTAAAAAATCTGCAAAAAGAATTCAATTTGTCTTATTTATTCATTTCTCATGATCTTGCTGTAGTAAAATATATGAGTGATAAAATTGCTGTAATGTACCTTGGAGTTATCCTAGAACTTGCACCTAGAGAAACGCTATTTTCAAACCCAATTCATCCATATACTAAAATGCTAATAGCATCAATTCCTGAAATCAACCCCGAAAAAAGAAAAAATAAAAATATAAAACTAGACGAACAAACTTTAGCAAATATTAGAAAAATTCATTTATCAACCCAAGTACACCCAAA